The Corvus moneduloides isolate bCorMon1 chromosome 20, bCorMon1.pri, whole genome shotgun sequence region TTCCTCAGGTAAGGAGCCAGGCAGGGCAATGGCCGCAGCCACCCCGCCGGGCTCTGCTCACTCTCTGCTCAGCCTCGCCCGGTATGCTGGCTCGGGATGAGCCCCCGGCTCAAGGGCTGGGCAGCTCCATGCCTCCTGCCTTAATCACGAGCGTGGAGCCCACAGGCTGCCAACCCCCAGGGAATAGCCGTCTCTGCATACCCAGACGGGGTGGAGGTGTTTCTGACACCTGGAAAGCAGTCATaccaccttcctcctcctcgctGCTCCTCCTTTCCACAATGGGTCACAGTGCACAAGTCAGACCCTCTAAATGCTCTCCTTCATCCCACAGGCTACTTCATCCATGACACCCTTGACATCATCTTCAACCATCAGTCCCGCTCCTCTTGGGAGTATCTGGTGCACCATGCCATGGTGAGTAGGGCCAGCACGGGGGGCTACCATACACCTCGGGGCTCAGCCCACCCAGGTTTCATGGGCTATGGCAGGGCAAGCTGGagcccttccctctgcctcgCCCTGGCTGCCAGGTAGGCTCTTCATCAACAAGGCAAGGGCgcctggcagggcaggacgCCTGCCAGCATCGGCTCCCAGCGCCTGGAGCCAGCCAGGCTGCCGAGCTGCGagggggaagagctggaggCTCGTCCCAGTGCAGGGAGGTGTAACTGGTCCTGGGGGATCTGGCTTTCCAGACTCTGGGTGGGGAGAACAGCACAGTCTGCTCTTGCTGAGGGGTGGGGAAGGACTCGCTTTCCCCAGGGCAAGGCGAGCTGACCCTGctctgtgttgtgtgtgtgtcccAGGCCATCTCTGCCTTCGTCTCACTCATCGTCACAGGCCGCTTCTTGGTGGCagcggtgctgctgctgctggtggaggtGAGCAACATCTTCCTCACGGTGCGCATGCTGCTGAAGATGAGCAACGTGCCTTCCCTGGCACTCTACGAGGCCAACAAGTACATCAACCTGGTGATGTACTTCGCCTTCCGCCTGGCGCCCCAGGCTTACCTCACCTGGTACTTCCTCCGCTACGTGGAGGTGCAGGGCCAGGGTGCCTTCCTCACCGCCAACCTCCTGCTGCTCGACGCCATGATCCTCATGTACTTCTCCCGCCTCCTCCGCTCcgattttttcccctccctgcgCAAGGGCTCTGCGGGGAGAGATGTAGACGGTGAGAAGTTTCTGATAGACTGAGACGTGCGCGCCGAGAGGGACCCAGGCTCCGGCTCCTGGAAGTTTTGGGCTCTCCGAAGCTGCT contains the following coding sequences:
- the TLCD1 gene encoding TLC domain-containing protein 1, translating into MGPGWRAASAALVGGSVAIFGALRRLALALPQPAAVRSRPGRVWRWRNLLVSFAHSVLAGLWALLSLWHSPELLSDIQDGYSVSGHLLVCFSSGYFIHDTLDIIFNHQSRSSWEYLVHHAMAISAFVSLIVTGRFLVAAVLLLLVEVSNIFLTVRMLLKMSNVPSLALYEANKYINLVMYFAFRLAPQAYLTWYFLRYVEVQGQGAFLTANLLLLDAMILMYFSRLLRSDFFPSLRKGSAGRDVDGEKFLID